Proteins from one Leptolyngbya sp. 'hensonii' genomic window:
- the lpxA gene encoding acyl-ACP--UDP-N-acetylglucosamine O-acyltransferase, giving the protein MTIHPTAVIHPDAVLGEGVVVGAFSYIDRQVQLGDRCVISPHVTILPYTSLGMECQVHAGAVLGDLPQDMAYQEAESYVRIGNGCVIREGATIHRGTLAGSVTEVGHNCLLMAYSHLAHNVKLGNQVIVANNALLAGYVEVGDRAFISGNCLVHQFTRIGRLAMMAGGTAVQKDVPPFCITRSLSTNTVLNLNVIGLRRAGFTAEQRLILKRAFSLLYRSGLTVSQAVAAMEAEFAPDPLVMELCQFVKSSKRGICKSLGRSRYDSNDDDND; this is encoded by the coding sequence ATGACCATTCATCCAACGGCAGTAATCCATCCGGATGCCGTGCTGGGAGAGGGGGTGGTTGTGGGTGCGTTTTCATACATCGATCGCCAGGTCCAGCTTGGCGATCGATGTGTCATCAGTCCCCATGTCACGATTCTGCCCTATACGTCCCTGGGCATGGAGTGTCAAGTCCATGCTGGGGCCGTCCTCGGCGATTTGCCCCAGGATATGGCTTATCAAGAAGCAGAAAGCTATGTCCGAATTGGGAACGGTTGTGTGATTCGGGAAGGCGCAACGATCCATCGGGGAACTCTGGCGGGTTCCGTCACAGAGGTGGGGCACAACTGTCTGTTGATGGCCTACAGCCACCTGGCCCACAATGTCAAACTGGGTAACCAGGTGATTGTGGCGAACAATGCCCTGCTGGCAGGCTATGTCGAGGTTGGCGATCGGGCCTTTATCAGTGGCAATTGCCTGGTGCATCAGTTCACCCGCATTGGCAGACTGGCCATGATGGCCGGGGGCACCGCCGTCCAGAAGGATGTGCCTCCTTTTTGTATTACCCGCAGTCTCAGCACGAACACGGTGCTGAACCTGAATGTAATTGGCCTGCGACGAGCCGGGTTTACGGCAGAGCAACGATTAATCTTGAAGCGGGCTTTCTCCTTGTTGTATCGATCGGGGCTGACTGTATCTCAGGCAGTAGCTGCCATGGAGGCAGAATTTGCCCCCGACCCCCTGGTGATGGAATTGTGCCAGTTTGTCAAATCCTCCAAGCGGGGAATTTGCAAATCCCTGGGTCGCTCCCGTTACGACAGCAACGATGATGATAATGATTAA
- a CDS encoding LL-diaminopimelate aminotransferase, producing the protein MATINDNYLKLKAGYLFPEIARRVNAFAEANPDAKIIRLGIGDVTEPLPEACRTAMIRAVEEMGDRSGFKGYGPEQGYAWLREKIAAHDFQAWGCEVDASEIFISDGSKCDTGNILDIFGDRNTIAVTDPVYPVYVDTNVMAGHTGAVNDRGEYEGLVYLPITAENHFTAEIPTQKVDLIYLCFPNNPTGAVATRDHLQAWVDYARSHGSIIFFDAAYEAFITDSSLPHSIYEIEGARECAIEFRSFSKNAGFTGTRCALTVVPKTLTGKAADGSDVELWKLWNRRQSTKFNGVSYIVQRGAEAVYSDEGQAQVKALVNFYMDNARMIREQLTAAGLQVYGGVNAPYVWVKTPKGLSSWDFFDQLLQTVNVVGTPGAGFGAAGEGYFRISAFNSRENVEAAMQRITTSFKVA; encoded by the coding sequence ATGGCAACCATTAACGACAATTACCTCAAACTGAAAGCGGGCTACCTGTTTCCGGAGATTGCCCGTCGGGTGAATGCCTTTGCTGAGGCGAATCCTGATGCCAAGATTATTCGTCTGGGCATTGGTGATGTGACGGAACCTCTGCCAGAAGCCTGCCGGACAGCCATGATCAGAGCTGTGGAAGAAATGGGCGATCGCTCGGGCTTTAAGGGCTATGGTCCCGAACAGGGGTATGCCTGGTTGCGAGAGAAGATCGCGGCCCACGACTTTCAAGCCTGGGGCTGTGAGGTCGATGCCTCCGAAATTTTCATCTCCGATGGCTCCAAATGCGATACCGGCAATATTCTCGATATCTTTGGGGACCGCAATACGATCGCCGTTACCGATCCGGTTTATCCCGTCTATGTGGATACCAATGTCATGGCTGGCCATACGGGGGCTGTGAACGATCGGGGGGAATACGAAGGACTGGTCTACCTGCCGATCACAGCAGAGAACCACTTCACGGCTGAAATTCCGACCCAGAAGGTCGATCTGATTTATCTTTGCTTCCCGAATAATCCCACGGGGGCAGTGGCCACCCGCGATCATCTGCAAGCCTGGGTAGACTATGCCCGCAGCCACGGATCGATCATCTTCTTTGATGCCGCTTACGAGGCGTTCATTACCGATTCCAGCCTGCCCCACTCCATCTATGAGATTGAAGGGGCCAGGGAGTGCGCGATCGAGTTCCGCTCCTTTTCCAAGAATGCCGGATTCACGGGCACCCGTTGTGCCCTCACCGTTGTGCCCAAAACCCTGACCGGGAAGGCGGCTGACGGATCGGATGTGGAACTGTGGAAGCTCTGGAATCGGCGTCAGTCCACCAAGTTCAATGGGGTGTCTTACATTGTGCAGCGGGGGGCTGAGGCTGTGTACAGCGACGAGGGGCAGGCTCAGGTCAAAGCCCTGGTCAACTTCTACATGGATAATGCCCGGATGATTCGGGAGCAACTGACGGCTGCCGGTTTGCAAGTGTATGGGGGTGTCAATGCCCCCTATGTTTGGGTGAAGACACCCAAGGGGCTATCCAGTTGGGATTTCTTTGATCAGTTGCTTCAGACTGTAAACGTGGTGGGAACGCCTGGAGCCGGGTTTGGGGCAGCCGGGGAAGGCTATTTCCGCATTTCTGCTTTTAATAGCCGGGAGAATGTGGAGGCTGCGATGCAGCGGATCACGACTAGTTTTAAGGTGGCGTAG
- a CDS encoding pyridoxamine 5'-phosphate oxidase family protein — translation MPRKFGEIAFTPEVMAAQTERGSRQTYERYIANGPAHDSITPKLEDFIAQLDGFYLGTVGSNGYPYIQFRGGPPGFLKVLDEKTLGFADFSGNVQYITVGNLSGEGKAFLFLMDYRHRQRIKVWGRARIVETDPALIEQLRMPDYPAEIERAILFHVEATSENCPQHIPIRYSEAEVATMLLPLQTRIAELEQQLQGHDASAL, via the coding sequence ATGCCCCGCAAGTTTGGAGAGATTGCTTTTACCCCTGAGGTGATGGCGGCGCAAACGGAGCGCGGGTCCCGGCAGACCTACGAGCGCTATATTGCCAATGGGCCTGCCCATGATTCCATCACCCCAAAACTGGAGGACTTTATCGCCCAACTGGATGGGTTTTACTTGGGTACCGTTGGTTCTAATGGTTACCCCTACATTCAGTTTCGCGGGGGGCCACCGGGATTTCTGAAGGTGTTAGATGAGAAAACCCTCGGCTTTGCTGACTTTTCCGGGAATGTTCAATACATTACGGTGGGGAATTTATCTGGCGAGGGGAAGGCGTTCCTGTTTTTGATGGACTATCGTCACCGTCAACGGATTAAGGTCTGGGGTCGGGCTCGCATTGTAGAAACAGATCCGGCTTTGATTGAGCAACTCCGTATGCCGGATTACCCGGCTGAAATTGAACGGGCCATTCTCTTTCACGTCGAGGCTACCAGCGAAAACTGCCCCCAGCACATTCCCATTCGCTACTCGGAAGCAGAAGTGGCCACGATGCTGCTGCCTTTGCAGACTCGAATTGCAGAACTGGAACAACAACTGCAGGGGCATGATGCTTCTGCCCTCTGA
- a CDS encoding OmpA family protein, producing the protein MTPSSAPERPRTTSRRLDRSLLIWVGRLLLLTAGCGSAFLGGTLLAAVYPSEVATEPLVEKLFRLLPQPDPFRVTLPSDILFNDSQSLLRSGAQPILDSILPELQPYQKATIRIAAHTDDIGNSRDNSELSLRQALAIRQYLASRVKEGYHWVILGYGSSYPLTENTSNSNRQRNRRIEITIEPD; encoded by the coding sequence ATGACGCCATCCTCTGCACCGGAACGTCCACGGACTACGTCTCGCCGATTAGACCGATCGTTGCTGATCTGGGTCGGCAGACTGCTTCTGCTCACAGCCGGGTGTGGTAGTGCCTTTCTGGGAGGGACCCTGCTTGCTGCGGTTTATCCATCAGAGGTTGCCACAGAACCGCTGGTCGAAAAACTCTTTCGCTTACTCCCCCAACCCGACCCTTTCCGAGTTACGCTGCCCAGTGACATTCTCTTTAACGATAGTCAGAGTCTGTTGCGATCAGGAGCCCAACCGATTCTGGACAGCATTTTACCCGAGCTCCAACCCTATCAGAAGGCCACGATTCGGATTGCAGCCCATACCGATGATATTGGCAACAGTCGAGACAATTCTGAACTATCCCTGCGGCAGGCCCTGGCCATTCGACAGTATCTTGCCAGTCGGGTGAAGGAAGGATATCACTGGGTAATTCTGGGCTACGGGAGCAGCTATCCCCTCACCGAGAACACCAGTAACTCCAATCGGCAACGCAATCGGCGAATTGAGATTACGATTGAGCCTGATTAG
- a CDS encoding tetratricopeptide repeat protein, whose translation MKVISQSTVLLSAIVLLTGAVAVPGSAQVPTVLLAQASAGDLVNRGVDKAEKGDLQGAVADFTEAIRLNPSYSLAYNNRGNAYSALGDEKRAILDFTKAIQINQNWGNINLPVAYYNRGISYRRQGNFKAAIEDYSTAIRLNPKYVDAYLNRGVAKRRQGDIKGALNDYNAAIRINPNLPEGYYNRGILYYMDKKYKDAIAEYARAIELRPDYADAYFNRAIVYANLNDRKTAIKDLQTAAEIYQKKGDSKNYKDAVQFIDQLQR comes from the coding sequence ATGAAGGTTATCTCACAATCCACAGTTCTCCTGAGTGCGATCGTTCTTCTGACTGGGGCTGTTGCTGTCCCAGGCTCTGCTCAGGTTCCTACAGTATTGCTAGCCCAGGCCAGTGCCGGAGACCTGGTAAATCGGGGGGTGGATAAAGCAGAAAAAGGAGATTTGCAGGGGGCGGTGGCAGATTTTACAGAAGCGATCCGCCTGAATCCCAGCTATTCTCTGGCTTACAATAACCGGGGCAATGCCTATTCTGCTCTGGGAGACGAAAAGCGGGCCATTCTGGACTTTACGAAAGCCATTCAGATCAATCAGAACTGGGGCAATATCAATCTCCCAGTTGCTTACTACAATCGGGGGATTTCTTACCGGCGGCAGGGGAATTTCAAAGCTGCAATTGAGGACTATTCGACAGCCATTCGCCTGAATCCTAAGTATGTGGATGCCTACCTGAATCGGGGCGTGGCCAAACGCCGTCAGGGAGACATCAAAGGAGCCCTGAACGATTACAATGCAGCGATTCGAATCAACCCCAATTTGCCGGAAGGTTACTACAATCGGGGCATTCTCTACTACATGGATAAAAAGTACAAAGACGCCATTGCAGAATATGCTCGGGCGATCGAACTACGCCCTGATTATGCAGATGCCTACTTCAATCGAGCAATTGTTTATGCCAATTTGAACGATCGCAAAACTGCGATTAAGGACTTACAGACTGCTGCCGAAATTTATCAAAAGAAGGGCGATAGTAAAAACTACAAGGATGCGGTTCAGTTCATTGATCAACTGCAACGCTAG
- a CDS encoding DUF2231 domain-containing protein → MLENLLPPLNDHNLPYPDTIHPIVVHFVIAMVLFAVFCDGVGYFSRNSKLYEVSWWNLFFATISIFVAVMFGQIEAGLALAYPASESTLNLHTILGWSLSGIIAAITAWRYVLRLRDPKTLPIGFIVVGVVLTVLVCFQVYLGDELVWVYGLHTVPVVEALKEGVL, encoded by the coding sequence ATGCTTGAAAATCTCCTGCCCCCCTTGAATGACCATAACTTGCCCTATCCTGACACCATCCATCCGATCGTCGTTCACTTCGTGATCGCCATGGTGTTATTTGCAGTGTTTTGTGATGGAGTAGGGTACTTCAGTCGCAATTCCAAGCTGTATGAAGTCAGTTGGTGGAACCTTTTTTTTGCCACTATTTCGATCTTTGTCGCCGTCATGTTTGGTCAGATTGAGGCTGGTTTAGCCCTTGCCTATCCAGCCTCTGAGTCCACTCTCAATTTGCATACCATCCTGGGCTGGTCCCTGTCTGGCATCATTGCCGCCATAACGGCCTGGCGTTACGTGCTGCGGTTGCGGGATCCAAAAACCCTGCCGATCGGTTTTATCGTCGTTGGCGTGGTGCTAACGGTTCTGGTGTGCTTCCAGGTCTATCTGGGGGATGAGTTGGTTTGGGTCTATGGGCTGCATACCGTACCGGTGGTGGAAGCGTTGAAAGAAGGAGTGCTGTGA
- a CDS encoding glutathione S-transferase — protein sequence MIQLYGHDLSGNSYKAKLMLSLLDLDYEWIKVDLLKGAHKQPDFLALNPFGQVPVLVDGDIVLADAQAILVYLARQYGGDQWLPLEALPLAQVIRWLSTTAGEVRQGPESARLYHLFKVTNLDLERTQQKSTFILTQLNTHLADRDWLELGHPTIADVAVFPYVALAPDGKIDLAPYPHLLAWIDRIKHLPKFIGMAGIEAPVPA from the coding sequence ATGATCCAACTCTATGGCCACGACCTGTCTGGCAACAGCTATAAAGCAAAACTGATGCTGTCCTTACTGGACTTGGATTACGAGTGGATTAAAGTCGATTTGCTGAAAGGAGCCCACAAGCAGCCTGATTTCCTGGCCCTCAATCCCTTTGGGCAGGTGCCTGTCCTGGTCGATGGGGATATCGTGTTGGCGGATGCCCAGGCAATTCTGGTGTATCTGGCGCGGCAGTATGGTGGAGACCAGTGGCTGCCCCTGGAGGCTCTGCCTCTGGCGCAGGTGATCCGCTGGCTCTCGACAACAGCGGGAGAGGTGCGTCAGGGTCCTGAATCTGCCCGACTCTATCACCTGTTCAAAGTCACTAACCTCGACCTGGAACGAACTCAGCAAAAGTCAACGTTCATTCTCACCCAACTGAATACCCACCTGGCCGATCGGGACTGGCTGGAACTGGGCCATCCCACGATCGCGGATGTGGCCGTGTTCCCCTATGTGGCCCTGGCTCCCGATGGCAAGATTGACCTTGCCCCCTATCCCCATCTGCTGGCTTGGATTGATCGGATCAAACACCTGCCCAAATTCATTGGCATGGCGGGAATTGAAGCACCCGTACCGGCATAG
- the fmt gene encoding methionyl-tRNA formyltransferase — MIKIVFFGTPTFSVPSLQKLLADDRFQVVAVVTQPDKRRGRGNDLIPSPVKAVAVEQGIPVWQPKSVKKDPETLDNLVAAQADAFVVIAYGQILSQQILDMPRLGCINAHGSILPQYRGAAPIQWCLYQGEVETGITTMLMDAGMDTGPMLLKRTVPIALLDNAHQLAQTLADLSAALLVETLLQLEAGQVQPEPQDAAQATYAPLIRKEDYGLDWSRSAIALHNQVRGFFPDCVTVCRDVPLKVIATAPLGPGFWSQLPPALAALESDWSALSSTIFRPGAIVAVVKNLGPIVQTGEGLLLLREVQPSGKRIQSGWDFANGARLQAGERLQ; from the coding sequence ATGATCAAAATTGTCTTCTTTGGCACCCCAACTTTCTCCGTTCCCAGCCTGCAGAAACTGCTGGCGGATGACCGATTTCAGGTAGTGGCGGTAGTCACCCAACCCGATAAGCGGCGGGGACGGGGGAATGACCTGATTCCTTCCCCTGTGAAAGCTGTGGCGGTGGAGCAGGGCATCCCGGTCTGGCAGCCCAAAAGCGTCAAGAAAGACCCTGAGACACTGGACAATCTCGTTGCAGCCCAGGCAGATGCCTTTGTGGTCATTGCCTACGGTCAAATTCTGTCCCAGCAGATCCTGGATATGCCCAGGTTGGGCTGTATTAACGCCCATGGTTCGATTCTGCCCCAGTATCGAGGAGCTGCCCCCATCCAGTGGTGTCTCTATCAGGGTGAGGTGGAGACAGGCATTACGACCATGCTGATGGATGCTGGGATGGATACGGGGCCAATGCTGTTGAAGCGAACGGTGCCGATCGCGTTGCTGGACAATGCCCATCAATTGGCCCAGACTTTGGCTGACCTCAGCGCTGCATTGCTGGTGGAAACCCTGCTGCAACTGGAAGCTGGGCAGGTTCAACCCGAGCCACAGGATGCCGCCCAGGCCACCTATGCCCCCCTGATTCGTAAGGAGGATTATGGCTTGGACTGGTCCCGATCGGCGATCGCCCTCCACAATCAGGTGCGGGGGTTCTTCCCAGACTGTGTGACCGTCTGTCGGGATGTGCCCCTCAAAGTCATTGCTACCGCACCTCTGGGGCCTGGGTTCTGGTCCCAACTTCCCCCAGCCCTGGCAGCTCTGGAGTCGGATTGGTCGGCCCTCTCCAGCACTATTTTTCGACCCGGGGCAATTGTGGCGGTGGTGAAAAACCTGGGCCCGATCGTCCAGACGGGGGAGGGGTTGCTGCTGCTGCGAGAGGTCCAGCCCTCTGGCAAGCGCATCCAGTCCGGCTGGGATTTTGCCAATGGGGCCAGATTACAGGCGGGAGAGCGGCTACAGTAA
- a CDS encoding DUF2231 domain-containing protein produces the protein MGDDLIRQLGSQLGENGLPYAIPIHPNLVHLTLGLFIIAIAFDVVGVLFPLERPIFKFLAIPAARSNFFDVGWYNMLAAAVITFLTVAAGFYEIMLAHPPADVTSAWGLQAMSTLLWHGVGGVFLLLFIVGMAVWRGFQRYVWFSDTSRQVQWSYLLVGIGIMALMYVHGTLGAQLAAEFGVHNTAIHLLRSGQDPNQVLQALGGL, from the coding sequence ATGGGGGATGACTTGATTCGTCAGTTGGGGTCTCAATTGGGTGAAAATGGTCTGCCCTACGCCATTCCGATCCATCCTAACCTGGTTCATTTGACCCTTGGGTTGTTTATTATCGCGATCGCCTTTGACGTTGTCGGCGTCTTGTTTCCCCTGGAGCGGCCCATCTTTAAGTTTCTCGCCATTCCAGCGGCCCGTTCCAACTTCTTTGATGTGGGCTGGTACAACATGCTGGCGGCGGCTGTGATTACCTTTTTGACGGTAGCAGCCGGGTTTTACGAAATCATGCTGGCCCATCCCCCAGCGGATGTGACCAGTGCCTGGGGGTTGCAGGCTATGTCCACCCTGCTCTGGCATGGGGTGGGCGGGGTTTTCCTGCTGCTCTTTATTGTGGGGATGGCTGTGTGGCGCGGGTTTCAGCGCTACGTCTGGTTCAGTGATACCAGTCGTCAGGTGCAATGGAGCTATCTGCTCGTAGGCATTGGCATTATGGCGCTGATGTATGTTCATGGCACCCTGGGAGCGCAGTTGGCAGCAGAATTCGGAGTCCACAATACGGCTATTCATCTGTTGCGATCGGGCCAAGACCCCAATCAGGTACTGCAAGCCCTGGGGGGATTGTGA
- a CDS encoding chlororespiratory reduction protein 7: protein MPDPMMYRQDHFVVLEPNQPEQFLTAAELLEKLKQVLAGCQDDLPRDLQPLPSIAAQAQYLLDTSCEFDVAPGQFLQWYAVRLEK from the coding sequence ATGCCTGATCCCATGATGTACCGCCAGGACCATTTCGTGGTGCTGGAACCTAACCAGCCTGAGCAATTCCTGACAGCAGCAGAACTCCTGGAGAAGCTGAAGCAGGTTCTGGCTGGCTGTCAGGATGATTTGCCTAGAGACTTACAACCATTACCCTCGATCGCAGCCCAGGCCCAATACCTGTTGGATACGTCCTGCGAATTCGATGTCGCCCCCGGACAATTCCTCCAGTGGTATGCAGTCCGTCTGGAAAAGTAG
- a CDS encoding nuclear transport factor 2 family protein: MTDSRPPFPPFTLETAKAKVQAAEDAWNTRDPERVSLAYTEDSVWRNRAEFFTGRAKIREFLTRKWNTELDYRLKKELWSFTDHRISVKFEYEYHTDSGQRYRAYGNEQWEFAPNGLMQRREASINDVPIQESDRQFRWDRPQ, from the coding sequence ATGACCGACAGCCGCCCGCCCTTCCCTCCCTTTACCCTCGAAACTGCCAAGGCGAAAGTGCAGGCAGCAGAAGATGCCTGGAATACCCGCGATCCGGAACGAGTGTCCCTGGCTTACACCGAAGATTCAGTCTGGCGGAATCGGGCTGAGTTTTTTACCGGGCGGGCCAAGATTCGCGAATTTCTGACCCGAAAGTGGAATACCGAGTTGGACTATCGCCTCAAGAAAGAACTGTGGAGTTTCACAGACCACCGGATCTCGGTCAAATTTGAGTATGAATATCACACGGATTCAGGCCAGCGGTATCGCGCCTATGGCAACGAACAGTGGGAGTTCGCGCCCAATGGGCTGATGCAACGCCGGGAAGCCAGTATCAATGATGTGCCAATTCAGGAGTCCGATCGCCAGTTTCGTTGGGACCGACCCCAATAA
- the gyrA gene encoding DNA topoisomerase (ATP-hydrolyzing) subunit A, producing MTIVPTDLRNEMSRSYLEYAMSVIVGRALPDARDGLKPVHRRILYAMHELGLASDRPFRKCARVVGEVLGKYHPHGDTAVYDALVRMAQDFSMRAPLIDGHGNFGSIDNDPPAAMRYTECRLRPLTSAAMLQDIESETVDFGDNFDGSTQEPLVMPARIPQLLLNGSSGIAVGMATNIPPHNLGELIDGLIALIQNPDITNLELMQYIPGPDFPTGAQVLGTSGIRESYQTGRGSITMRGVATIETIEQRGRPDREAIIVTELPYQTNKAALIEKIAEMVNDKRLDGISDIRDESDRDGMRIVIELKRDAYPRVVLNNLYKQTPLQANFGVNMLALVNGEPQTMSLRQMLSVFLDFRIETITRRTRYELRKAEERDHILQGLLIALSNLDAIIATIRRAADAPTARQELIDSYGLSEAQSDAILQMQLRRLTALEAEKIHQEHDDLQSRIVNLQDILARRERILEIIETEVTELRTVHATPRRTTIEQSEDELGDADLIANERAIILLTEQGYIKRMPLNAFEAQSRATRGKAGTRMKEDDGVEHFITCRDHDSILLFTDRGIVYCLRAYQIPSASRTARGVPVVQMLPIPRDEKITSLIPVAEFSDDEYLVMLTSGGFIKKTALTAFSNIRTNGLIAISLEEGDHLRWVRPARVDDSIIIGSSGGMAIHFRADHEQLRPIGRGTRGVRAMKLKEGDRLISMDILPATIVASLPLAEETDLEDSEAEDLEEQDLEEGEAGEAEDPTLATAQGPWILVITANGYGKRVPVSRFRLQRRAGRGKIVTKFKSRSLQDQLVALRIVNEDNELMLVTTRGIIIRQAVNAISSQSPSATGVRVQRLDEDDTIAAVALVPITDGDDAASLEANLPTDVDAGSPVTPDADVSTEPEAE from the coding sequence ATGACTATTGTCCCGACCGACCTGCGGAACGAAATGTCCCGCTCATACCTGGAATATGCAATGAGTGTAATTGTGGGTCGGGCGCTCCCGGATGCGAGGGATGGGCTCAAACCAGTGCACCGCCGCATTCTCTACGCCATGCATGAGTTGGGTCTGGCCTCCGATCGCCCCTTCCGGAAATGTGCCCGTGTGGTCGGGGAAGTCCTGGGGAAGTACCATCCCCACGGAGATACTGCCGTCTATGATGCCCTGGTACGGATGGCCCAGGATTTCTCAATGCGGGCTCCCCTGATCGATGGCCATGGCAATTTCGGGTCGATCGACAATGACCCTCCTGCCGCCATGCGATACACCGAATGTCGCTTGAGACCCCTGACCAGCGCCGCCATGCTGCAGGACATTGAATCAGAGACGGTCGATTTTGGGGATAACTTCGATGGCTCTACCCAGGAACCGTTGGTCATGCCCGCCCGCATTCCCCAGTTGTTGCTGAATGGGTCCTCTGGAATTGCCGTAGGCATGGCCACCAATATTCCCCCCCATAACCTGGGGGAACTGATTGACGGGCTGATTGCCCTGATCCAAAACCCGGATATCACCAATCTGGAGTTGATGCAATATATCCCTGGCCCGGACTTCCCCACGGGGGCGCAGGTTCTGGGCACCAGTGGCATTCGGGAATCCTATCAGACCGGGCGCGGCTCCATCACCATGCGCGGGGTAGCCACGATCGAAACCATTGAACAACGGGGACGGCCCGATCGGGAAGCCATCATCGTCACTGAGCTACCTTATCAGACCAATAAGGCCGCTCTGATTGAAAAGATCGCCGAAATGGTCAATGACAAGCGCCTGGATGGGATCTCCGATATTCGGGACGAGAGCGATCGGGATGGCATGCGGATTGTGATCGAGCTGAAGCGGGATGCCTATCCCCGTGTTGTGCTCAATAACCTGTACAAACAGACCCCCCTGCAGGCCAATTTTGGAGTGAATATGCTGGCCCTGGTCAATGGGGAACCCCAGACCATGAGCCTGCGGCAGATGCTCAGTGTCTTCCTGGATTTCCGGATTGAGACCATTACCCGACGCACCCGATACGAACTGCGGAAGGCAGAGGAGCGGGATCACATCCTGCAGGGCTTGTTAATCGCCCTGTCTAATCTGGATGCCATCATTGCCACGATCCGACGCGCCGCTGATGCCCCCACTGCTCGGCAAGAATTGATCGACTCCTACGGCCTGTCGGAGGCCCAATCCGATGCGATTCTGCAGATGCAACTCCGCCGTTTGACGGCCCTGGAAGCGGAGAAAATTCACCAGGAGCATGACGACTTGCAATCCCGGATTGTCAACCTGCAGGATATCCTGGCTCGACGAGAACGCATTCTGGAGATTATTGAAACAGAAGTTACCGAGTTACGCACTGTCCATGCCACCCCCCGACGGACCACGATCGAACAATCGGAGGATGAACTGGGCGATGCGGACCTAATTGCCAATGAGCGGGCCATTATCCTGCTGACGGAACAGGGCTACATCAAACGAATGCCTTTGAATGCTTTTGAAGCCCAGAGTCGTGCCACGCGAGGCAAAGCAGGCACACGCATGAAGGAGGATGATGGGGTCGAACACTTCATCACCTGCCGGGATCACGACAGCATTCTGCTCTTTACCGATCGGGGTATTGTGTACTGCCTCAGGGCCTATCAGATTCCTTCTGCCTCCCGCACGGCCAGAGGGGTGCCCGTAGTGCAGATGTTGCCCATTCCCAGGGATGAGAAAATCACCTCCCTGATTCCAGTTGCGGAATTTAGCGATGATGAATACCTGGTGATGTTGACTTCGGGAGGGTTCATTAAAAAGACTGCCCTGACCGCTTTCAGTAACATTCGCACCAATGGCCTGATCGCAATTTCCCTAGAAGAAGGAGATCACCTGCGCTGGGTCCGACCGGCCCGCGTCGATGACAGTATCATCATCGGTTCCAGTGGAGGGATGGCGATTCATTTCCGGGCCGATCATGAGCAACTGCGCCCGATCGGGCGGGGAACGCGGGGGGTACGGGCTATGAAACTGAAGGAGGGAGATCGGCTGATCAGCATGGATATCCTGCCCGCAACGATCGTTGCCAGCCTGCCCCTGGCTGAAGAGACGGATCTGGAAGATTCAGAGGCGGAGGACCTGGAAGAGCAGGATCTGGAGGAAGGGGAAGCAGGAGAAGCAGAGGACCCCACCCTCGCCACGGCTCAAGGACCCTGGATTCTGGTGATTACCGCCAACGGCTATGGCAAGCGGGTACCTGTTTCCCGTTTCCGCTTGCAAAGGCGGGCAGGTCGGGGCAAGATTGTGACCAAGTTCAAGTCCCGCTCTTTGCAGGATCAACTGGTTGCCCTCCGTATCGTTAACGAAGACAATGAACTGATGTTGGTGACTACTCGGGGCATCATTATCCGGCAGGCCGTGAATGCGATTTCGTCCCAATCCCCCTCTGCTACTGGGGTGCGGGTTCAGCGGTTGGATGAAGATGACACGATCGCGGCTGTAGCGCTCGTGCCCATCACCGATGGTGATGATGCGGCTTCGCTGGAAGCGAACCTTCCAACTGATGTTGATGCGGGCTCTCCGGTTACCCCTGACGCCGACGTTTCAACTGAACCTGAAGCAGAATAA
- a CDS encoding DUF6464 family protein, giving the protein MEQSSTPPDLPTEVILTHSRQSLGHVILDWTPQPGAYLDLEGKTYTVLERHHRYHLKSGRYRLQKVALYVQSAQRPNETSLINGLWVIGDATCRFNARSEILRCAVHPEGPCSGCRHYEQ; this is encoded by the coding sequence ATGGAGCAATCTTCTACGCCACCTGATCTGCCAACAGAAGTCATTCTGACCCATTCCAGGCAGTCTCTGGGGCATGTGATATTAGACTGGACTCCCCAACCGGGTGCCTATCTGGACCTTGAAGGCAAGACCTACACTGTTCTGGAACGCCACCATCGCTATCATCTCAAATCTGGCCGCTATCGCCTGCAGAAGGTTGCCCTATATGTTCAATCAGCCCAGCGACCCAATGAAACCAGCCTGATCAACGGCCTCTGGGTGATCGGAGACGCTACATGCCGCTTCAATGCCCGTTCTGAAATCCTCCGCTGTGCGGTCCATCCTGAAGGCCCCTGTTCCGGGTGCCGCCATTATGAGCAGTAG